The Infirmifilum lucidum DNA segment AGTTAGGGATGACACCTTGTCTACAAGTAAAATAAAAACGGAATTAGCAAAGGTTAGAGGTTTAGCGTGCTAGTTTCATTTGTTTCTCTATAGCTTTTCTTACAACCTCAACTGTTACTTTATTCTCATCAGACACCTCAATCGCATCTTGAATTATGCTGAAAGCATGCCTTACATTTTGACTTGTGCTCTTAACAAAGCTTGCTATCTCAAATAGAGCTAGCTCATCAGCTATATTTT contains these protein-coding regions:
- a CDS encoding orc1/cdc6 family replication initiation protein, whose protein sequence is MRNCIPKLGLILISTSGNDLLKLVGKRLFYTLRIEALLFEPYSINELVEIMKSRLKEAFGKNIADELALFEIASFVKSTSQNVRHAFSIIQDAIEVSDENKVTVEVVRKAIEKQMKLAR